From the Vibrio ziniensis genome, the window CTGGTGCTCTATCTAACATTCATTTCCTTGCGATTCCTTGGAATGCTAATGCCAGTGCCGGCGCTCAAGTTGCGATTAACTTCCTACTAAGCCCACAAGCGCAATCTCGCAAAGGAGAGCTAACGGTATGGGGCGACCCTTCTGTGTTGAGTAATCAATATTTAACCGGCAGTGCTAAAAACACAAAGCAGTTCAAATCGGTTGCAGAACCTCACCCAAGTTGGCAAGTTGCGCTCGAAAAAGAGTGGCTTAAACGTTACGGAAACTAAAACTAACCCATGTTACGCGTTTTATATTTAGTCATTATCGCTGTCTGCGTTTTACCTACCATTCCAGGGTTACTTGGAGTGGTTGTATCGGCGTTTGGCTATGTACCCGCGATTGGGTTATCCGCATTTTCTCTATCAGGATTCGCAGAGGTTTTTAACTGGCATGGTGTAGGAATATCTCTTTGCCTGACGTTGTGTTCTGCTGTCATAAGCAGTTATCTTGCGTGTCTAATTACCTTTGCAATTCTTCAATCCTGCTGGAATACGCGCTTATGGCGAAAAATTGAAGTATCACTTTCGCCTTTACTCGCTATGCCTCACGTCGCATTCGCTATTGGTTTCGCCTTTCTATTCTCCCCAACAGGCATGGGAGCTCGCGTTTTGTTCGAATGGTTCGGATACGATGTGAATAGCAAGGGTGTCGATGGCTTAACGTTACTGGTCAAAGATCCCTACGCACTGGGTTTAACCCTAATGCTAACGCTAAAAGAAGTGCCCTTTTTGTTACTTATGAGCATCCCTATTTTGCAACAGCTCAGAGTGAATCAAATTGAAAAAGTCAGCCATTCACTGGGTTATAGCTCTACACAATGTTGGTGGAAAGCCACCTTTCCGCAATGGATGGTAAAACTTCGCTTTCCGATGTTCGCTGTTATCGCCTACAGCGTTTCCGTGGTTGATGTTGCACTAATCATAGGCCCAACAAACCCACCCACTTTCGCCGTTTTAGTGTGGCAATGGTTCAATGACCCAGACCTATCCTTACTTCCTAGAGCAGCAGCCGGTGCTGTGGTTCTGTTTATCCTTGCAAGCTTATTACTTGGATTTACCCGTCTAGTGGAATGGGTTGTAACGAAAAGGTTTAGAGATTGGCAGTTTTCAGGACGTGAAGGGTTATCTTTGCCAGGAAAATCATTGTTTTATGTCACCACTTTACTTGCGATATTGATGGTTCCATTAATGATTATCTGGAGTTTTGCACAGCGCTGGCGCTTTCCCGAATTATTGCCAAGCCGCTACAGTACGCAATTTTGGCAATATGAGTGGCAAGCAATCACTGACACTCTTGTGCACAGTGTTACTATTGGCGTCATCAGTGCTTCTATTGC encodes:
- a CDS encoding ABC transporter permease is translated as MLRVLYLVIIAVCVLPTIPGLLGVVVSAFGYVPAIGLSAFSLSGFAEVFNWHGVGISLCLTLCSAVISSYLACLITFAILQSCWNTRLWRKIEVSLSPLLAMPHVAFAIGFAFLFSPTGMGARVLFEWFGYDVNSKGVDGLTLLVKDPYALGLTLMLTLKEVPFLLLMSIPILQQLRVNQIEKVSHSLGYSSTQCWWKATFPQWMVKLRFPMFAVIAYSVSVVDVALIIGPTNPPTFAVLVWQWFNDPDLSLLPRAAAGAVVLFILASLLLGFTRLVEWVVTKRFRDWQFSGREGLSLPGKSLFYVTTLLAILMVPLMIIWSFAQRWRFPELLPSRYSTQFWQYEWQAITDTLVHSVTIGVISASIALMFALIAHEYRLRYRIQIPSYVIAIPMLIPQLSILFGIQIATLYINSELYLFWVCWAHVFFAFPYVYLSLDGPWRSFDNGLTRVALSLGKSPIKVWFGIKLPLLMPAVFFAWAVGVSVSLAQYLPTLILGAGRISTVTTEAVALSSGLDRRVSAIYAICQALLPLLFFSLSILLSRTHGKYRRFSIKGLLTHESLSRKPRHP